TGAGCCGGTCCGCAGTCTCCGAGTCGAGCGCCGACGTGGGCTCATCCAGCAGCAGCACCTCGGGGCGGGTCATGAGTGCCCGGGCGATGTTCGCTCGCTGTTTCTGACCCACGGAGAGCCGCTCGCCCTCCCGATCGACCAGTGCCCAGTCGAGTTCGGCATGGTCCATGGCCGTGCGGACCCTGGCCTCGAGATCGGCGGTTTCGCCGGCGAGCTCCGCCGCCATACGGAGGTTGTCGCCGACGGTGCCGGGAAACATGACGGGCGCCTGGAACACGAAGCCCACTGCGCACCTGAGTCGGCGAATCTCGCGGTCGGTGATCGGATCGCCACGGTACCGAACCTCTCCCGCGGTAGGATCATCCAGACGGTTCAGAAGGCGCAGGAGCGACGTTTTGCCGGCCCCGGAGGGACCCACCAGGGCCGT
This Longimicrobiaceae bacterium DNA region includes the following protein-coding sequences:
- a CDS encoding ATP-binding cassette domain-containing protein, which produces MKAGAPVLEGVDLEIPQRRVTALVGPSGAGKTSLLRLLNRLDDPTAGEVRYRGDPITDREIRRLRCAVGFVFQAPVMFPGTVGDNLRMAAELAGETADLEARVRTAMDHAELDWALVDREGERLSVGQKQRANIARALMTRPEVLLLDEPTSALDSETADRLTETIRHLSTDRGLTVVMVTHRLAEARRASDFTVVMEAGRVIEAGLTPQVFVQSENPRIRAFLESGR